Proteins encoded in a region of the Rhodococcus sp. SBT000017 genome:
- a CDS encoding DUF5914 domain-containing protein: MTALDAVRRRWPKTMPLQPLPSESWAKQEPTWKGANPQVIESALKRAKTRTSGNWFVFAASRDVKADKPFGRYVGTTELVAWRDSAGKVHIGPGACPHLGAALDTAKIECDTLVCRWHGLALGPKGKPGWRPVPAFDDGVLVWVRLDELGGEEPTPVPVVPIRPPASTAIAGVVTLVGKCEPDDIIANRLDPWHGAWFHPYSFARLKVVSAPTEIDVPEEDDRFLVDVTFRVSRGIGVPVRAEFVCPGPRTIVMRILDGEGAGSVVETHATPLAPAADGTPRTAVIEATIASSDRPGFQMARKASGLLRPAMNFTAARLWKDDLDYAERRYELRSQGRA, translated from the coding sequence ATGACCGCGCTGGATGCAGTACGACGACGTTGGCCGAAGACGATGCCGTTGCAGCCGCTGCCGTCGGAATCGTGGGCCAAGCAGGAGCCCACCTGGAAGGGTGCGAATCCGCAGGTCATCGAGTCTGCTCTGAAGCGTGCGAAGACGCGGACCTCCGGCAATTGGTTTGTGTTCGCTGCCAGTCGCGACGTGAAGGCCGACAAGCCGTTCGGTCGTTACGTGGGTACCACTGAACTCGTTGCCTGGCGTGACTCTGCAGGCAAGGTCCACATCGGGCCGGGTGCGTGCCCGCATCTCGGTGCAGCGTTGGACACCGCTAAGATCGAGTGCGACACGTTGGTCTGCCGCTGGCACGGTCTTGCGCTCGGACCGAAGGGCAAGCCCGGTTGGCGTCCGGTTCCCGCATTCGACGACGGCGTTCTGGTGTGGGTACGGCTCGACGAGCTCGGCGGTGAGGAGCCGACGCCCGTCCCGGTGGTCCCGATCCGTCCGCCTGCCTCGACTGCCATCGCCGGTGTGGTCACTCTCGTCGGGAAGTGCGAGCCCGACGACATCATCGCCAATCGACTCGATCCCTGGCACGGTGCGTGGTTCCACCCGTACTCGTTCGCTCGGCTGAAGGTGGTCAGCGCGCCGACCGAAATCGATGTACCCGAGGAAGACGATCGCTTTCTGGTCGATGTGACCTTCCGCGTCAGTCGCGGCATCGGAGTTCCGGTGCGGGCCGAGTTCGTCTGCCCCGGTCCCCGCACCATCGTGATGCGCATCCTCGACGGTGAAGGAGCGGGAAGTGTCGTCGAAACGCATGCGACGCCTCTGGCCCCCGCAGCCGACGGCACACCGCGTACCGCCGTCATCGAAGCCACGATCGCGAGTTCGGATCGTCCGGGATTTCAGATGGCACGTAAAGCATCCGGTCTCCTGCGTCCGGCGATGAATTTCACCGCGGCACGGTTGTGGAAGGACGATCTCGACTACGCCGAGCGACGCTACGAGCTGCGTTCGCAGGGCCGGGCCTGA
- a CDS encoding NAD(P)/FAD-dependent oxidoreductase, which translates to MKSVTVVGASLAGVATARALRDQGFDGRITMIGDEVHLPYDRPPLSKSFLLGDESALPLDIDGLDVEWRLGCAATSLSGTTVSTVSGDISADAVVIATGAAACRLPDTVGIDGIHVLRNLDDARALRSSLSSGVRVTVVGAGFIGSEVASTAVGLGASVTVVEASKTPLARVFGSELGSLIAGWHRSAGAALLTGVSVAGFVVEAGRVRAVELADGSMIESDVVVLGVGSTPNVGWLDGSGLDIHGGVVTDQRGITANPAVVAVGDCAAVRDAAGVIRRDEHWTSAATRPAVTVEALLTGGSKEFTGLPYVWSDQYAARIQFAGHHGPDCTADIVEGDPATGPFVALYRRNDRPVAVLAVSSPRSFGKWRRQVVDTSDLVT; encoded by the coding sequence GTGAAGTCGGTGACCGTGGTCGGAGCCTCGCTCGCGGGAGTGGCCACGGCGCGGGCACTGCGCGATCAGGGTTTCGACGGCCGAATCACGATGATCGGCGACGAAGTGCACCTGCCGTACGACCGGCCGCCACTGTCGAAGAGTTTTCTTCTCGGTGACGAATCCGCACTGCCACTCGACATCGACGGCCTCGATGTCGAGTGGCGTCTGGGTTGCGCGGCGACCAGCCTGTCGGGGACCACGGTCTCGACCGTATCCGGGGACATCAGTGCCGATGCGGTGGTGATCGCAACCGGCGCTGCGGCCTGCCGCCTCCCCGACACCGTCGGGATCGACGGAATTCATGTGCTCCGCAACCTGGACGATGCGCGTGCGCTGCGGTCTTCGCTGTCGTCGGGAGTTCGGGTCACGGTGGTCGGAGCGGGGTTCATCGGCAGCGAAGTCGCCTCCACGGCAGTGGGACTGGGCGCTTCGGTGACGGTTGTCGAGGCCTCGAAGACTCCGCTTGCCCGCGTGTTCGGTAGTGAGCTCGGCTCACTCATCGCCGGGTGGCATCGGAGCGCCGGTGCGGCACTACTGACCGGAGTATCGGTGGCCGGGTTCGTCGTCGAGGCGGGCCGGGTGCGTGCGGTGGAGTTGGCGGACGGTTCGATGATCGAGTCCGACGTGGTCGTCCTCGGCGTCGGTTCTACGCCGAACGTCGGATGGCTCGACGGATCCGGTTTGGACATTCACGGCGGAGTGGTGACCGATCAGCGGGGGATCACCGCGAACCCGGCCGTCGTCGCCGTCGGTGACTGCGCAGCAGTGCGAGATGCCGCCGGAGTGATTCGGCGCGACGAACACTGGACCTCCGCCGCCACCCGACCTGCCGTCACCGTCGAGGCACTACTGACCGGTGGGTCCAAGGAGTTCACCGGGCTGCCGTACGTGTGGTCGGACCAATACGCCGCACGAATCCAATTCGCCGGACATCACGGACCCGACTGCACCGCCGACATCGTCGAGGGCGACCCCGCCACCGGCCCCTTCGTCGCACTCTACCGACGCAATGACCGCCCGGTCGCCGTGCTCGCAGTCTCCTCGCCGCGATCCTTCGGCAAATGGCGTCGCCAGGTGGTCGATACCTCCGACCTGGTGACCTGA
- a CDS encoding bifunctional 3-phenylpropionate/cinnamic acid dioxygenase ferredoxin subunit, which translates to MTATFSTRVLLDVGRAEDLPDGEALRITPAGAPPIAIFNVEGEFFAIDDTCTHQDASLSEGWVENCAVECPLHTACFDLRTGAALGAPAKIPVRTHAVHVEDGVIRIAVTP; encoded by the coding sequence ATGACCGCAACGTTCTCCACCCGTGTCCTGCTCGACGTCGGTCGCGCCGAGGATCTCCCCGACGGCGAGGCCCTGCGCATCACCCCGGCCGGAGCACCGCCGATCGCGATCTTCAACGTCGAGGGTGAGTTCTTCGCCATCGACGACACCTGCACCCACCAGGACGCCTCACTGTCCGAAGGCTGGGTGGAGAACTGCGCCGTCGAATGCCCGCTCCACACAGCATGTTTCGACCTTCGCACCGGAGCGGCACTGGGCGCACCCGCCAAGATCCCCGTACGCACGCACGCCGTACACGTCGAGGACGGGGTAATCCGCATCGCGGTCACCCCGTGA
- a CDS encoding FAD-dependent oxidoreductase, which translates to MSSSIPRVVIVGAGIVGCSLADELTARGWTDVTVLDKGPLPLTGGSTSHAPGLVFATNSSRSMSRFAAYTAAKFKSLDCFLDVGGLEVATTPERVDELHRRHGFATSWGLPSEVVDAERCLELYPLLDRGRILAGLHTPDDGLAKAVKASATQAELATARGARFIGGMDVTSIDQSNGRVTAVRAGEHTFEADIVVCCAGFWGPELGELLGMAVPLQPLAHQYAHTTELDLPSRRAGTEAILPILRHQDERLYYREHSDHLGIGSYHHRPMPVDSRELGSSENVTAQSMPSSMPFTETDFADAWQRSTELIPTLGETKVQHAFNGIFSFTPDGAPIVGESREVQGLWVSEAIWVTHSAGVAKSLAEQMITGHSEIDMHECDLYRFEKTDLVPSNVARTSAQNFVEVYDIIHPLQPKVEPRPLRVSPFYGRQQELGAMFLDGAGWERPHWYESNSALLEQLPEQWQAPKREPWSAKFWSPISAVEAWRTREAVAMYDMTPLRRLEVGGPGALALLQKLTTNQLDKKVGAVTYALMLDATGGVRSDVTVARVAEDRFQVGVNGPLDEDWMLRHSGRDVYIRDITGATACIGLWGPSAREVLAPLTSADISHTGLKYFNGRTIHVGGVDVLALRLSYVGELGWELYTDADTALRLWDTLWDAGQAHGVVAAGRSAFNSLRLEKGYRSWGTDMTTEHDPYQAGLGFAVRKAKGDFVGADALQEGGAGPVLTCLTLDDPSHVVMGKEPVLRDGTVVGYVTSAAYGYTIGRTVAYAWLPAGVQPGDHVAVQYFRDLLPATVMAEPLVDPDMNKIRC; encoded by the coding sequence ATGTCCTCGAGCATCCCGAGGGTTGTGATCGTCGGTGCCGGAATCGTCGGCTGCAGCCTCGCCGACGAACTCACCGCACGCGGCTGGACCGACGTCACAGTCCTGGACAAGGGCCCGCTACCGCTCACCGGCGGTTCCACCTCGCATGCGCCCGGCCTGGTGTTCGCCACCAACTCCTCCCGATCGATGTCGCGATTCGCGGCCTACACGGCTGCCAAGTTCAAGAGCCTCGACTGCTTTCTCGACGTCGGCGGTCTCGAGGTGGCGACGACGCCCGAGCGCGTCGACGAGCTGCATCGACGCCACGGCTTCGCCACTTCCTGGGGCCTGCCGTCGGAGGTGGTGGACGCCGAACGATGCCTCGAGCTCTACCCCCTGCTCGACCGCGGACGAATACTCGCCGGACTGCACACCCCCGACGACGGACTGGCCAAGGCCGTGAAGGCCAGCGCGACGCAGGCCGAGCTGGCCACCGCGCGGGGTGCGCGTTTCATCGGCGGAATGGACGTCACGTCGATCGACCAGAGCAACGGCCGAGTCACAGCCGTGCGGGCGGGCGAGCACACGTTCGAGGCCGACATCGTCGTCTGCTGCGCCGGATTCTGGGGACCGGAGCTGGGCGAGCTGCTCGGGATGGCGGTGCCGCTACAGCCGCTGGCGCATCAGTACGCGCACACGACCGAGTTGGACCTGCCATCGCGTCGAGCAGGTACCGAAGCGATTCTGCCCATTCTGCGTCATCAGGACGAGCGGCTCTACTACCGTGAACACAGCGATCACCTGGGGATCGGCTCGTATCACCACCGTCCCATGCCCGTCGATTCCCGCGAACTCGGTTCCAGTGAGAACGTGACCGCGCAGAGCATGCCGTCGTCGATGCCGTTCACCGAGACCGATTTCGCCGACGCCTGGCAGCGCAGCACCGAGCTCATTCCCACTCTCGGAGAAACGAAAGTCCAGCACGCGTTCAACGGCATCTTCTCCTTCACCCCGGACGGCGCACCGATCGTCGGTGAATCACGAGAAGTGCAGGGGCTGTGGGTCTCCGAGGCGATCTGGGTGACGCATTCTGCCGGTGTGGCGAAATCGCTTGCCGAGCAGATGATCACCGGGCACAGCGAGATCGACATGCACGAGTGCGACCTGTACCGATTCGAGAAGACCGACCTGGTGCCGTCGAACGTGGCGCGCACCAGTGCCCAGAACTTCGTCGAGGTGTACGACATCATCCATCCACTGCAGCCGAAAGTGGAACCGCGGCCGCTGCGAGTGAGCCCGTTCTACGGCCGCCAGCAGGAGCTCGGCGCGATGTTCCTCGACGGTGCGGGCTGGGAGCGGCCGCACTGGTACGAGTCCAACAGCGCTCTGCTCGAACAACTTCCGGAACAGTGGCAGGCACCCAAGCGAGAGCCGTGGTCGGCGAAATTCTGGTCACCGATCAGCGCGGTAGAGGCCTGGCGCACCCGCGAGGCGGTGGCGATGTACGACATGACGCCGCTACGACGCCTCGAGGTCGGCGGACCCGGTGCGCTCGCGCTACTGCAGAAGTTGACGACCAACCAACTCGACAAGAAGGTCGGAGCCGTCACCTACGCACTGATGCTCGACGCGACCGGCGGTGTGCGCAGCGACGTGACCGTCGCGCGGGTGGCCGAGGATCGGTTCCAAGTGGGGGTGAACGGTCCGCTCGACGAAGACTGGATGCTGCGCCACTCCGGCCGTGATGTGTACATTCGCGACATCACCGGTGCCACCGCCTGTATCGGGCTGTGGGGACCGTCGGCACGGGAGGTGCTGGCTCCGCTCACCTCGGCCGACATCTCGCATACCGGTCTGAAGTACTTCAACGGCAGGACCATTCACGTCGGCGGGGTCGACGTCTTGGCGCTGCGACTGTCGTACGTGGGCGAGCTCGGCTGGGAGCTGTACACGGATGCCGATACCGCACTGCGCCTGTGGGACACCCTGTGGGACGCCGGGCAGGCGCATGGCGTGGTCGCAGCGGGGCGCAGTGCGTTCAACAGCCTCCGACTGGAGAAGGGTTACCGGTCGTGGGGAACCGATATGACCACCGAACACGATCCGTATCAGGCGGGGCTCGGCTTCGCGGTGCGAAAAGCGAAGGGCGACTTCGTCGGAGCCGATGCGTTGCAGGAAGGCGGCGCCGGACCGGTGCTGACCTGCCTGACGTTGGACGATCCGTCACATGTGGTGATGGGCAAGGAGCCGGTGCTGCGGGACGGGACAGTGGTCGGGTACGTGACCAGTGCCGCGTACGGCTACACGATCGGCAGGACGGTGGCCTACGCCTGGCTACCGGCAGGGGTGCAACCCGGTGATCACGTTGCTGTGCAGTACTTCCGAGACCTACTGCCCGCGACGGTGATGGCCGAACCGCTGGTGGATCCCGACATGAACAAGATCAGATGCTGA
- the solA gene encoding N-methyl-L-tryptophan oxidase has protein sequence MTYDVIVLGIGGMGSAAACHLARRGQRVLGIDQFGPAHALGSSHGGSRIYRQSYFEDPAYVPLLLRAYELWHDLASDSGRDVFTETGGLYVGRPDGLTFGGSLRASEKWGLKHDVLDPAEAQRRFPTVRLQPDEFALFEEKAGIARPEATVAAHLDLAEAAGAELRYDEKVLGWESTDSSVTVTTVAGTYTAGALVISPGAWAPKLLAEIGVPMVVERQVMHWITPESGEAAFDSSHHPVYICGDGPDQIYGFPAIDGEGGGVKISFFRAGTPCDPDTIDRTVHPEEIARLQQRIVTTFPALSGPHQDAKTCMYTTTPDEHFVLAKHPDHANVTVACGFSGHGFKFVPVIGEVLADLAIDGATNHPIALFDPARCAVSA, from the coding sequence ATGACCTACGACGTGATCGTCCTCGGTATCGGCGGCATGGGAAGTGCCGCCGCCTGTCACCTCGCCCGGCGCGGGCAGCGAGTGCTGGGTATCGACCAGTTCGGACCCGCGCATGCGCTGGGATCGAGTCACGGTGGCTCCCGCATCTATCGGCAGTCGTACTTCGAGGACCCGGCCTACGTACCGCTGCTGCTGCGCGCGTACGAGCTGTGGCACGACCTCGCCTCGGACAGTGGGCGGGACGTGTTCACCGAAACCGGTGGCCTCTACGTGGGAAGGCCGGATGGGCTCACGTTCGGCGGCAGTCTGCGGGCCTCGGAGAAATGGGGCCTCAAGCACGACGTACTCGACCCGGCCGAGGCGCAGCGGCGCTTCCCGACTGTCCGGCTGCAGCCCGACGAGTTCGCCCTCTTCGAGGAGAAGGCGGGCATCGCTCGACCCGAGGCGACGGTCGCCGCACACCTCGATCTCGCCGAGGCTGCCGGTGCCGAACTGCGCTACGACGAGAAGGTGCTCGGTTGGGAATCCACCGACTCCTCGGTGACCGTGACCACAGTGGCCGGCACGTACACCGCTGGAGCACTGGTCATTTCACCGGGAGCGTGGGCACCGAAGCTGTTGGCCGAGATCGGCGTACCGATGGTTGTCGAACGGCAGGTGATGCACTGGATCACCCCGGAGTCGGGCGAAGCGGCCTTCGACAGCTCGCACCACCCCGTGTACATCTGCGGGGACGGGCCGGATCAGATCTACGGGTTTCCGGCCATCGACGGGGAGGGCGGCGGCGTGAAGATCTCGTTCTTCCGTGCTGGAACACCGTGCGACCCCGACACCATCGATCGCACAGTGCATCCCGAGGAGATCGCTCGACTGCAACAGCGCATCGTCACCACGTTCCCGGCGCTGTCCGGGCCACATCAGGACGCGAAGACCTGCATGTACACCACGACTCCGGACGAGCACTTCGTTCTGGCGAAGCATCCGGACCACGCCAATGTCACCGTGGCGTGCGGCTTTTCGGGCCACGGCTTCAAGTTCGTGCCCGTCATCGGAGAAGTTCTGGCTGACCTTGCGATCGACGGTGCGACGAACCACCCCATTGCGCTGTTCGACCCGGCGAGATGCGCGGTGTCGGCATGA
- a CDS encoding aromatic ring-hydroxylating dioxygenase subunit alpha, translated as MTMVDPELQPTLLPTLGGETYVDPAYFVREQEQIFEKMWFCAIRSDDIGEPGKFRTVQVGRESILVSRNRKGGVTAFFNICRHRGATLCTEPSGTVRRNFQCPYHAWTYDLDGKLIAAPNLIDMPMIDRVEYGLRKVHVREWLGYVWVCVADEAPSFEDTVQGDVRERLGGVGAIDSYDMESLALGRRIVYDVKANWKLIVENFMECYHCASIHPELTEVLPEFADGMAAQTYVGHGAEFGSDIAGFTVDGSHGFDALHGVGEDRDRRYYAITIRPTVFVNLVPDHVIIHRMFPMSVDRTVVECDWLYAPAVVADPHSAATMDKSVELFHRVNEQDFEACERCQPAMSSRMYRDGGVLVPAEHHIRAFHDWVGSRVAGPTK; from the coding sequence ATGACGATGGTCGATCCCGAACTCCAGCCCACTCTGCTTCCGACGTTGGGCGGCGAAACCTACGTCGATCCCGCATATTTCGTCCGCGAGCAGGAGCAGATCTTCGAGAAGATGTGGTTCTGTGCGATCAGATCGGATGACATCGGAGAACCCGGAAAGTTCCGCACGGTTCAGGTCGGTCGTGAGTCGATCCTGGTGAGCCGCAATCGGAAGGGCGGTGTGACCGCGTTCTTCAACATCTGCCGACACCGCGGCGCGACACTGTGCACCGAGCCGTCGGGCACGGTGCGTCGAAACTTTCAATGTCCCTATCACGCATGGACGTACGATCTCGACGGCAAGCTGATCGCAGCTCCGAACCTGATCGACATGCCGATGATCGATCGTGTGGAGTACGGGCTCCGGAAGGTGCACGTCCGGGAATGGCTCGGGTACGTCTGGGTGTGCGTGGCCGACGAGGCTCCATCGTTCGAGGACACGGTGCAGGGCGATGTTCGCGAACGGCTCGGAGGTGTGGGTGCCATCGATTCGTACGACATGGAATCACTTGCCCTGGGGCGTCGGATCGTCTACGACGTCAAGGCCAACTGGAAGCTCATCGTCGAGAATTTCATGGAGTGCTATCACTGCGCGTCGATTCACCCCGAACTCACCGAGGTGCTACCCGAGTTCGCCGACGGCATGGCAGCGCAGACGTACGTGGGTCACGGTGCCGAATTCGGCAGCGACATAGCCGGCTTCACCGTCGACGGCTCCCACGGATTCGACGCCCTCCATGGAGTGGGAGAGGATCGGGATCGTCGGTACTACGCGATCACGATCAGGCCGACGGTGTTCGTCAACCTGGTTCCCGATCACGTCATCATCCACCGGATGTTCCCGATGTCCGTCGATCGCACGGTTGTCGAGTGCGATTGGCTCTATGCCCCTGCGGTGGTGGCAGATCCCCACAGTGCGGCGACGATGGACAAGTCGGTGGAGCTGTTCCATCGCGTCAACGAGCAGGACTTCGAGGCGTGCGAGCGGTGCCAGCCGGCGATGTCGTCACGGATGTATCGCGACGGCGGCGTGCTGGTGCCTGCCGAGCATCACATCAGGGCGTTCCACGACTGGGTCGGATCACGCGTGGCCGGACCAACCAAATAG
- a CDS encoding IclR family transcriptional regulator, which produces MSESPVQSVDRAIEVLEYLADHGESGVQDVAAHLEVHKSTAFRLLSALEFRRLVEQPGERGKYRLGIGLIRLATSVSAQLDITRIARPILQELADTIGETVNIAVPDGNVTVNIDQVRGGSSIISHNWLGERSALHATSSGKALMAYDDSLLKAGVDGHLELFTANTITTKADLLDEIETIRVTGIAYAREELEIGLNATAATILSYDGSAVGAITVSGPAYRLDEDRLTAAGVSVLAAAQRVSTLFGWSGHA; this is translated from the coding sequence GTGTCCGAGTCCCCTGTCCAGTCCGTCGACCGCGCGATCGAGGTGCTCGAATACCTTGCCGACCACGGTGAATCCGGCGTGCAGGACGTTGCGGCGCACCTCGAGGTACACAAGTCCACGGCGTTTCGCCTGCTCAGCGCACTGGAATTCCGCAGACTCGTCGAACAACCCGGCGAGCGCGGCAAATACCGCCTCGGCATCGGCCTGATCCGCCTCGCCACGTCCGTGTCCGCTCAACTCGACATCACCCGCATCGCCCGACCGATCCTGCAGGAACTCGCCGACACCATCGGCGAGACCGTCAACATCGCTGTCCCCGACGGCAACGTCACCGTCAATATCGATCAGGTCCGCGGCGGCTCGTCGATCATCAGTCACAACTGGCTCGGTGAGAGGTCTGCTCTGCATGCGACGTCGAGCGGGAAAGCACTGATGGCGTACGACGACTCGCTCCTGAAGGCCGGCGTCGACGGTCATCTCGAACTGTTCACCGCGAACACCATCACCACCAAGGCCGACCTGCTCGACGAGATCGAGACCATCCGTGTCACCGGAATCGCCTATGCGCGCGAGGAGTTGGAGATCGGACTGAACGCGACAGCGGCCACCATCCTCAGCTACGACGGTTCAGCGGTGGGAGCGATCACCGTCTCGGGCCCCGCCTATCGACTGGACGAGGACCGCCTCACGGCGGCGGGGGTATCCGTTCTCGCTGCTGCGCAGCGCGTCTCGACGCTATTTGGTTGGTCCGGCCACGCGTGA
- a CDS encoding AzlD domain-containing protein yields MNLTIPLLALIIGTYALRMVGPALRTRVTISPRIDKVMNTAVAVIFVALVATSTLLVGKDFAGFALPAGVAVAAVLAWRRAPFVVIVLAAAATTAGLRWVGLS; encoded by the coding sequence ATGAACCTCACGATTCCCCTGCTCGCGTTGATCATCGGCACCTACGCGCTCCGCATGGTCGGCCCGGCACTACGAACCCGAGTCACCATCTCACCTCGCATCGACAAGGTGATGAACACCGCCGTCGCCGTCATCTTCGTGGCACTGGTCGCCACCTCGACCCTCCTCGTGGGCAAAGACTTCGCTGGATTCGCCTTGCCCGCCGGCGTAGCTGTTGCCGCTGTACTCGCCTGGCGACGAGCGCCGTTCGTCGTCATCGTTCTCGCCGCAGCTGCCACTACTGCGGGACTTCGATGGGTCGGCCTCAGCTGA
- a CDS encoding AzlC family ABC transporter permease has protein sequence MRSTWRTLQGVNIRDIALACLADALVGASFGAISVAAGLPLWLPVVMSLVVFAGSSQFIFVGILAAGGNPVAAVASALLANIRLVPLGFSIGEVFRNVSPLKRLLGTHLITDEAVAFSVAERDEDSRRTAFWLCGIGLFVTWNIGVVIGTLGGGAITDTAALGLDAAFPAILLGLIMPALRDRATRNAALVGACIALVASMFLPSGLPVLLALVAVVPAMLSNASVAQKESA, from the coding sequence ATGCGTTCGACATGGCGAACCCTGCAGGGGGTCAACATCCGCGACATCGCGTTGGCCTGCCTGGCCGACGCCCTGGTCGGGGCATCGTTCGGTGCCATCTCGGTGGCCGCAGGCCTGCCCCTGTGGCTGCCGGTCGTGATGTCACTGGTGGTCTTCGCGGGCTCCTCCCAGTTCATCTTCGTCGGCATTCTGGCGGCCGGCGGAAATCCCGTTGCCGCTGTGGCCAGCGCGTTGCTCGCCAACATTCGACTGGTTCCGCTCGGCTTCTCCATAGGCGAGGTGTTTCGGAACGTCTCACCACTGAAGCGGCTACTCGGAACTCACCTCATCACCGACGAGGCAGTGGCCTTCAGCGTTGCCGAAAGGGACGAGGACAGCCGTCGAACAGCGTTCTGGCTGTGCGGGATCGGACTGTTCGTCACCTGGAACATCGGCGTCGTGATCGGCACGCTCGGCGGCGGTGCAATCACCGATACCGCTGCACTCGGTCTCGATGCCGCATTCCCGGCGATCCTGTTGGGATTGATCATGCCTGCGCTCCGAGACCGGGCCACCCGCAACGCAGCCCTCGTCGGCGCGTGCATTGCGCTCGTCGCGTCGATGTTCCTGCCCAGTGGACTACCCGTGCTTCTGGCACTGGTCGCCGTCGTACCGGCCATGCTCTCCAATGCTTCTGTCGCACAGAAGGAATCCGCATGA
- a CDS encoding helix-turn-helix domain-containing protein, which produces MADTGPPIAAIAAALQQERRRVGLSLAEVARRAGIAKSTLSQLESGTGNPSLETLWALSVTLDVPFSRLVEPAKQSVRLIRAGEGPRFASYRADYTATLLASSPPNARRDIYLISADVGEPRRSDPHSPGVVEHVVLSAGRAMVGPMGEAVELAAGDYVAYPGDVPHIFEAMEPNTMAVMITEHS; this is translated from the coding sequence ATGGCGGATACCGGTCCACCGATAGCGGCCATCGCGGCTGCTCTCCAGCAGGAGCGACGACGCGTCGGCCTGTCTCTCGCCGAAGTGGCTCGCCGAGCCGGCATCGCCAAATCGACTCTGTCGCAACTGGAATCGGGTACCGGAAATCCGAGCCTCGAGACTCTCTGGGCACTCAGCGTCACCTTGGACGTGCCGTTCTCCAGGCTGGTCGAGCCCGCGAAGCAGTCGGTCCGCCTGATCCGTGCGGGGGAGGGGCCGAGATTCGCGTCGTACAGGGCGGACTACACGGCGACGCTGCTGGCGTCGTCTCCACCGAACGCTCGACGGGACATCTATCTGATCAGCGCGGACGTCGGCGAACCGAGGCGCTCGGACCCGCACTCGCCGGGAGTCGTCGAACATGTGGTGCTCAGCGCGGGACGGGCCATGGTGGGGCCGATGGGTGAGGCCGTCGAACTGGCCGCGGGCGACTACGTGGCCTACCCCGGCGATGTGCCACACATCTTCGAAGCGATGGAGCCGAACACCATGGCGGTGATGATCACCGAACACAGCTGA